One genomic segment of Danio rerio strain Tuebingen ecotype United States chromosome 11, GRCz12tu, whole genome shotgun sequence includes these proteins:
- the hnrnpa1a gene encoding heterogeneous nuclear ribonucleoprotein A1a isoform X1, whose protein sequence is MPPAITPKKEREAESAVSHRVTAMSKEQQTPREPEQLRKLFIGGLSFETTDESLRAHFEQWGTLTDCVVMRDPNTKRSRGFGFVTYSSVGEVDAAMDARPHKVDGRAVEPKRAVSREDSSKPGAHSTVKKMFVGGIKEDTDEEHLREYFGQFGKIDEVNIMTEKNSDKRRGFAFITFDDHDAVDRIVIQKYHTVNGHNCEVRKALSREEMNRVSMNSRGGRGGGGGSGGGNFGRGGGGGGGGYGGGYGGGGGRGGGGGYGGGDGYNGYGGGNGISTDKSGYGGGGPNYGGNRGYGSGGGGGGGGGYGNQGGGYGGGGGYDNYNNNGGGGGGGGNFGGGNFGGGGDYNDFGNYNNQSSSNYGPMKGGNYGGGGGGGGRSGGGPYGGGYGGGSGGGGGYGGGSGGGGGGYGGGSGGRRF, encoded by the exons ATGCCACCCGCCATTACACCTAAAAAAGAAAGGGAAGCGGAGTCTGCTGTTAGTCACCGCGTGACCGCCATGTCCAAAGAG CAACAGACCCCTCGTGAGCCCGAGCAGCTCCGAAAGCTGTTCATCGGGGGCCTCAGTTTCGAGACGACAGATGAGAGTCTGAGGGCCCATTTCGAGCAATGGGGAACCCTCACAGACTGTGTG GTGATGAGAGACCCCAACACAAAGAGGTCGAGGGGATTTGGCTTCGTCACCTACAGTTCAGTGGGTGAAGTAGACGCAGCGATGGACGCACGTCCCCACAAAGTCGACGGACGGGCTGTTGAACCCAAGAGGGCCGTGTCTAGAGAA GACTCGTCCAAGCCAGGCGCTCACTCCACTGTTAAAAAGATGTTTGTGGGTGGAATCAAAGAGGACACGGATGAGGAACACTTGCGCGAGTACTTCGGCCAGTTTGGTAAGATTGACGAGGTGAACATCATGACTGAGAAGAACAGCGATAAGAGGAGGGGCTTCGCCTTCATCACCTTCGATGACCACGATGCCGTCGACAGGATTGTCA TTCAGAAGTACCACACGGTGAACGGCCACAACTGTGAAGTCAGGAAAGCTCTGTCTAGAGAGGAGATGAATAGAGTGTCCATGAATTCACGAG GAGGCAGAGGAGGCGGTGGTGGCAGCGGCGGTGGAAACTTTGGtagaggaggaggtggtggtggtggaggatacggag gtggatATGGAGGAGGTGGTGGAAGAGGAGGCGGTGGAGGATACGGTGGAGGCGATGGATATAACGGCTATGGTGGAGGAAATGGTATATCAACAGACAAAA GCGGCTATGGTGGAGGCGGACCTAATTATGGTGGTAACCGTGGTTACGGCAGTGGTGGGGGTGGAGGCGGCGGCGGTGGCTATGGAAACCAGGGTGGCGGCTATGGTGGTGGCGGCGGCTATGATAACTACAACAACAATGGtggtggtggaggaggaggaggcaaCTTTGGAGGAG GAAACTTCGGAGGTGGCGGAGACTACAATGACTTTGGAAACTACAATAATCAATCTTCCTCTAACTACGGCCCAATGAAGGGAGGAAACTATGGCGGCGGCGGAGGTGGTGGTGGAAGGAGCGGTGGTGGACCATATGGTG GTGGCTATGGAGGAGGCTCTGGAGGAGGCGGTGGTTATGGAGGAGGATCTGGTGGGGGTGGTGGAGGATATGGCGGAGGCTCTGGCGGACGGAGGTTTTAG
- the hnrnpa1a gene encoding heterogeneous nuclear ribonucleoprotein A1a (The RefSeq protein has 2 non-frameshifting indels compared to this genomic sequence) has translation MPPAITPKKEREAESAVSHRVTAMSKEQQTPREPEQLRKLFIGGLSFETTDESLRAHFEQWGTLTDCVVMRDPNTKRSRGFGFVTYSSVGEVDAAMDARPHKVDGRAVEPKRAVSREDSSKPGAHSTVKKMFVGGIKEDTDEEHLREYFGQFGKIDEVNIMTEKNSDKRRGFAFITFDDHDAVDRIVIQKYHTVNGHNCEVRKALSREEMNRVSMNSRGGRGGGGGSGGGNFGRGGGGGGGGGYGGGYGGGGGRGGGGGYGGGDGYNGYGGGNGGYGGGGPNYGGNRGYGSGGGGGGGGGYGNQGGGYGGGGYDNYNNNGGGGGGGGNFGGGNFGGGGDYNDFGNYNNQSSSNYGPMKGGNYGGGGGGGGRSGGGPYGGGYGGGSGGGGGYGGGSGGGGGGYGGGSGGRRF, from the exons ATGCCACCCGCCATTACACCTAAAAAAGAAAGGGAAGCGGAGTCTGCTGTTAGTCACCGCGTGACCGCCATGTCCAAAGAG CAACAGACCCCTCGTGAGCCCGAGCAGCTCCGAAAGCTGTTCATCGGGGGCCTCAGTTTCGAGACGACAGATGAGAGTCTGAGGGCCCATTTCGAGCAATGGGGAACCCTCACAGACTGTGTG GTGATGAGAGACCCCAACACAAAGAGGTCGAGGGGATTTGGCTTCGTCACCTACAGTTCAGTGGGTGAAGTAGACGCAGCGATGGACGCACGTCCCCACAAAGTCGACGGACGGGCTGTTGAACCCAAGAGGGCCGTGTCTAGAGAA GACTCGTCCAAGCCAGGCGCTCACTCCACTGTTAAAAAGATGTTTGTGGGTGGAATCAAAGAGGACACGGATGAGGAACACTTGCGCGAGTACTTCGGCCAGTTTGGTAAGATTGACGAGGTGAACATCATGACTGAGAAGAACAGCGATAAGAGGAGGGGCTTCGCCTTCATCACCTTCGATGACCACGATGCCGTCGACAGGATTGTCA TTCAGAAGTACCACACGGTGAACGGCCACAACTGTGAAGTCAGGAAAGCTCTGTCTAGAGAGGAGATGAATAGAGTGTCCATGAATTCACGAG GAGGCAGAGGAGGCGGTGGTGGCAGCGGCGGTGGAAACTTTGGtagaggaggaggtggtggtggtggaggatacggag gtggatATGGAGGAGGTGGTGGAAGAGGAGGCGGTGGAGGATACGGTGGAGGCGATGGATATAACGGCTATGGTGGAGGAAATG GCGGCTATGGTGGAGGCGGACCTAATTATGGTGGTAACCGTGGTTACGGCAGTGGTGGGGGTGGAGGCGGCGGCGGTGGCTATGGAAACCAGGGTGGCGGCTATGGTGGTGGCGGCGGCTATGATAACTACAACAACAATGGtggtggtggaggaggaggaggcaaCTTTGGAGGAG GAAACTTCGGAGGTGGCGGAGACTACAATGACTTTGGAAACTACAATAATCAATCTTCCTCTAACTACGGCCCAATGAAGGGAGGAAACTATGGCGGCGGCGGAGGTGGTGGTGGAAGGAGCGGTGGTGGACCATATGGTG GTGGCTATGGAGGAGGCTCTGGAGGAGGCGGTGGTTATGGAGGAGGATCTGGTGGGGGTGGTGGAGGATATGGCGGAGGCTCTGGCGGACGGAGGTTTTAG
- the hnrnpa1a gene encoding heterogeneous nuclear ribonucleoprotein A1a isoform X3, with the protein MNRVSMNSRGGRGGGGGSGGGNFGRGGGGGGGGYGGGYGGGGGRGGGGGYGGGDGYNGYGGGNGISTDKSGYGGGGPNYGGNRGYGSGGGGGGGGGYGNQGGGYGGGGGYDNYNNNGGGGGGGGNFGGGNFGGGGDYNDFGNYNNQSSSNYGPMKGGNYGGGGGGGGRSGGGPYGGGYGGGSGGGGGYGGGSGGGGGGYGGGSGGRRF; encoded by the exons ATGAATAGAGTGTCCATGAATTCACGAG GAGGCAGAGGAGGCGGTGGTGGCAGCGGCGGTGGAAACTTTGGtagaggaggaggtggtggtggtggaggatacggag gtggatATGGAGGAGGTGGTGGAAGAGGAGGCGGTGGAGGATACGGTGGAGGCGATGGATATAACGGCTATGGTGGAGGAAATGGTATATCAACAGACAAAA GCGGCTATGGTGGAGGCGGACCTAATTATGGTGGTAACCGTGGTTACGGCAGTGGTGGGGGTGGAGGCGGCGGCGGTGGCTATGGAAACCAGGGTGGCGGCTATGGTGGTGGCGGCGGCTATGATAACTACAACAACAATGGtggtggtggaggaggaggaggcaaCTTTGGAGGAG GAAACTTCGGAGGTGGCGGAGACTACAATGACTTTGGAAACTACAATAATCAATCTTCCTCTAACTACGGCCCAATGAAGGGAGGAAACTATGGCGGCGGCGGAGGTGGTGGTGGAAGGAGCGGTGGTGGACCATATGGTG GTGGCTATGGAGGAGGCTCTGGAGGAGGCGGTGGTTATGGAGGAGGATCTGGTGGGGGTGGTGGAGGATATGGCGGAGGCTCTGGCGGACGGAGGTTTTAG
- the hnrnpa1a gene encoding heterogeneous nuclear ribonucleoprotein A1a isoform X2 has protein sequence MPPAITPKKEREAESAVSHRVTAMSKEQQTPREPEQLRKLFIGGLSFETTDESLRAHFEQWGTLTDCVVMRDPNTKRSRGFGFVTYSSVGEVDAAMDARPHKVDGRAVEPKRAVSREDSSKPGAHSTVKKMFVGGIKEDTDEEHLREYFGQFGKIDEVNIMTEKNSDKRRGFAFITFDDHDAVDRIVIQKYHTVNGHNCEVRKALSREEMNRVSMNSRGGRGGGGGSGGGNFGRGGGGGGGGYGGGYGGGGGRGGGGGYGGGDGYNGYGGGNGGYGGGSGGGGGYGGGSGGGGGGYGGGSGGRRF, from the exons ATGCCACCCGCCATTACACCTAAAAAAGAAAGGGAAGCGGAGTCTGCTGTTAGTCACCGCGTGACCGCCATGTCCAAAGAG CAACAGACCCCTCGTGAGCCCGAGCAGCTCCGAAAGCTGTTCATCGGGGGCCTCAGTTTCGAGACGACAGATGAGAGTCTGAGGGCCCATTTCGAGCAATGGGGAACCCTCACAGACTGTGTG GTGATGAGAGACCCCAACACAAAGAGGTCGAGGGGATTTGGCTTCGTCACCTACAGTTCAGTGGGTGAAGTAGACGCAGCGATGGACGCACGTCCCCACAAAGTCGACGGACGGGCTGTTGAACCCAAGAGGGCCGTGTCTAGAGAA GACTCGTCCAAGCCAGGCGCTCACTCCACTGTTAAAAAGATGTTTGTGGGTGGAATCAAAGAGGACACGGATGAGGAACACTTGCGCGAGTACTTCGGCCAGTTTGGTAAGATTGACGAGGTGAACATCATGACTGAGAAGAACAGCGATAAGAGGAGGGGCTTCGCCTTCATCACCTTCGATGACCACGATGCCGTCGACAGGATTGTCA TTCAGAAGTACCACACGGTGAACGGCCACAACTGTGAAGTCAGGAAAGCTCTGTCTAGAGAGGAGATGAATAGAGTGTCCATGAATTCACGAG GAGGCAGAGGAGGCGGTGGTGGCAGCGGCGGTGGAAACTTTGGtagaggaggaggtggtggtggtggaggatacggag gtggatATGGAGGAGGTGGTGGAAGAGGAGGCGGTGGAGGATACGGTGGAGGCGATGGATATAACGGCTATGGTGGAGGAAATG GTGGCTATGGAGGAGGCTCTGGAGGAGGCGGTGGTTATGGAGGAGGATCTGGTGGGGGTGGTGGAGGATATGGCGGAGGCTCTGGCGGACGGAGGTTTTAG